Proteins from a single region of Mytilus trossulus isolate FHL-02 chromosome 2, PNRI_Mtr1.1.1.hap1, whole genome shotgun sequence:
- the LOC134708219 gene encoding long-chain specific acyl-CoA dehydrogenase, mitochondrial-like, translating into MTSLGKLTQNLTHVLKNLNTTSCISATGLSNQQKRWTGNLSRPEIAQADNMMAVGNRRIFSEEHDMFRENVRRFFQEEVLPHHSKWEKEGQLSREVWEKAGSNGLLGVNTPEKFGGVGGDVLSTAITWEEQMYVNCSGPGFTLHSDIVMPYITHYGTPEQVEKFIPKMVAGTCIGAIAMSEPGAGSDLQGIRTNAKQDGDDWILNGSKVFITNGWMADVVIVVAITNPTAKSAAHGISLFLVEEGMKGFVKGRKLEKIGFKAQDTAELFFEDIRLPKSALLGEANKGFYYLMQELPQERLLIGAMGLASCEFMFEETRNYVKTRKAFGKTLSHLQTMQHKLAELKTEISVGRAFMDNCLEIHNEKGLDNVMASMAKYWASDLQNSVATRCLQMHGGWGYMWEYPIARAFVDARVQPIYGGSNEIMKELIARSIVSN; encoded by the exons atgGACTGGAAATTTATCTCGTCCAGAAATTGCCCAAGCTGATAACATGATGGCCGTTGGGAACAGAAGAATATTTTCTGAAGAACACGACATGTTCAGAGAGAATGTAAGACGATTTTTCCAGGAAGAAGTGCTTCCTCATCACTCAAA ATGGGAAAAAGAAGGACAGCTCAGCAGAGAG GTTTGGGAGAAAGCTGGATCCAATGGATTACTAGGAGTGAACACACCTGAGAAGTTTGGTGGTGTTGGTGGAGATGTTCTGTCAACTGCTATCACATGGGAGGAACA GATGTATGTAAATTGTTCCGGACCTGGTTTTACTCTGCATTCTGACATTGTTATGCCCTATATAACACATTACGGTACACCAGAACAAGTAGAGAAGTTTATACCCAAAATGGTAGCAGGAACATGTATTGGTGCCATAGCTATGTCAGAACCGGGGGCAGGAAG TGATCTTCAAGGTATTAGGACCAATGCTAAACAGGATGGAGATGACTGGATATTAAATGGCAGTAAAGTCTTCATAACAAATGGTTGGATGGCTGATGTGGTCATAGTTGTAGCAATCACAAATCCTACCGCCAAATCTGCTGCACACGGAATCAGTCTGTTTTTGGTCGAGGAAGGCATGAAAGGATTCGTTAAAGGAAGAAAACTTGAGAAGATTGGTTTTAAAGCTCAG GACACTGCAGAGTTATTTTTTGAAGATATTCGATTACCAAAATCAGCCTTACTAGGAGAGGCAAACAAAGGCTTCTACTACCTCATGCAAGAATTACCTCAGGAAAGACTTCTTATTGGTGCAATGGGACTGGCTTCATGTGAATTTATGTTTGAAGAAACAAGAAACTATGTTAAAACAAGGAAGGCTTTTGGTAAAACATTGAGTCACTTACAG ACTATGCAACATAAACTAGCCGAGTTGAAGACAGAGATCAGTGTAGGAAGAGCCTTCATGGACAATTGTTTAGAGATACATAATGAAAAAGGACTGGATAATGTCATGGCTTCAATGGCTAAATATTG GGCATCAGATTTACAAAACAGTGTAGCAACAAGATGTCTGCAGATGCACGGAGGCTGGGGTTACATGTGGGAGTATCCTATTGCACGAGCCTTTGTTGATGCCAGAGTTCAACCTATCTATGGTGGAAGTaatgaaataatgaaagaaCTTATAGCTAGAAGTATTGTTAGTAACTGA